From one Shewanella sp. GD04112 genomic stretch:
- a CDS encoding YcgN family cysteine cluster protein codes for MAFWQNKALTELTSQEWESLCDGCGKCCLNKLIDDETEELYYTNAACLLLDHQSASCKHYSDRFSHVPQCTVITPQNVHELTWLPDSCAYRRLAAGRDLPSWHLLLTGSKEAMHLAGMSIQGKVVDERRVKDIEDHIVLWPLKDLD; via the coding sequence ATGGCATTTTGGCAGAATAAAGCGTTAACCGAGTTGACGTCGCAGGAGTGGGAGTCCCTCTGCGATGGTTGTGGTAAGTGTTGTTTAAACAAGTTGATCGATGATGAAACCGAAGAGCTGTATTACACCAATGCGGCTTGCCTACTGCTCGATCATCAAAGTGCCAGCTGTAAGCATTATAGTGACCGTTTCAGCCATGTTCCCCAATGTACTGTGATCACTCCGCAAAACGTCCATGAACTGACGTGGTTACCCGATAGCTGCGCCTATCGTCGTTTAGCCGCTGGTCGAGACTTGCCAAGCTGGCATCTATTACTCACGGGCTCTAAAGAGGCCATGCACCTTGCGGGTATGTCGATTCAAGGCAAGGTGGTGGATGAGCGCAGGGTGAAAGATATTGAAGATCATATCGTGCTGTGGCCGCTGAAAGATCTAGATTAA
- a CDS encoding DEAD/DEAH box helicase, with translation MPFSQLGLHSALVKAVTELGYTNPTPIQTKAIPSILAGKNVLAAAQTGTGKTASFVLPLLHRFADAPKIRPKRVRAIILTPTRELALQVEENINQYAKYLPLTAMAMYGGVDAAPQKKRLIEGVDLLVATPGRLLDMYTQRAIRFDEVSVLVLDEADRMLDMGFIEDINSIIEKLPEQRQNLLFSATLSKQVKALAKSAIPDAIEIEISRKSAASTHIDQWLTTVDKDKKSALLSHLIQEQNWSQALIFIQTKHGAAKLVSQLEKRGIVAEAFHSGRSQAVREQLLIDFKAGKVSFLVATGVASRGIDIDALARVINYDLPDEADDYIHRIGRTGRAGNQGEAISFVSKDDFRNLCAIERRLGHVIVRREIAGFEPKKVVPISILDFVPKSASKTERKPNSPAETNLQSRPYSSGKPGTFEATQAKKHRSAKAAPAPKAQKTGTDSRSDTHSGARSNSRPANPLQGNPWQNSIKPQGDSEPHANPWHKSTK, from the coding sequence ATGCCATTCTCCCAACTTGGATTACACAGCGCGCTTGTCAAAGCGGTGACTGAACTGGGTTACACGAACCCCACGCCGATACAGACAAAGGCCATTCCCAGCATTTTAGCGGGCAAGAATGTGCTTGCCGCGGCGCAAACGGGCACAGGTAAAACCGCCAGTTTTGTGCTGCCGCTACTGCACAGATTCGCTGACGCGCCCAAGATCCGCCCTAAGCGCGTGCGAGCCATCATACTCACCCCCACACGTGAATTGGCGCTTCAGGTCGAAGAAAATATCAACCAATACGCCAAGTATTTACCCTTAACGGCCATGGCGATGTATGGTGGTGTCGACGCCGCGCCGCAAAAGAAACGGCTGATTGAAGGCGTCGATTTACTGGTGGCCACGCCAGGTCGTTTGCTCGACATGTATACCCAAAGGGCCATTCGTTTCGATGAGGTCTCAGTATTGGTGCTCGACGAAGCCGACCGCATGCTCGATATGGGCTTTATCGAAGATATTAATAGCATCATCGAAAAGCTGCCCGAGCAGCGACAAAACCTCTTATTTTCAGCCACCTTATCGAAACAGGTGAAAGCGCTGGCGAAATCCGCGATTCCGGACGCCATCGAGATTGAAATCAGCCGTAAGAGCGCAGCATCGACTCATATTGACCAATGGTTGACCACGGTCGATAAAGATAAAAAGTCGGCGCTGTTGAGCCATTTGATCCAAGAACAAAACTGGTCACAGGCATTAATTTTTATCCAAACCAAACACGGCGCTGCCAAATTGGTTAGCCAGTTAGAAAAGCGTGGCATTGTTGCAGAAGCTTTTCACAGTGGGCGTAGCCAAGCGGTGCGCGAACAACTGCTTATCGATTTTAAAGCGGGTAAAGTCTCCTTCTTGGTCGCTACGGGTGTGGCCTCACGCGGTATTGATATCGATGCCTTAGCGCGGGTGATTAACTACGACTTACCCGATGAAGCCGACGACTATATTCACCGCATTGGCCGTACCGGACGTGCGGGTAACCAAGGGGAAGCGATTTCCTTTGTTTCTAAGGATGATTTCAGAAACCTATGCGCCATCGAACGTCGCTTAGGTCATGTTATCGTGCGCAGGGAGATTGCTGGCTTTGAGCCGAAAAAAGTCGTGCCGATTTCTATACTCGATTTTGTGCCTAAATCCGCGTCTAAAACAGAGCGTAAGCCTAATAGCCCCGCCGAGACCAACCTACAATCTCGCCCCTATTCGAGTGGCAAACCGGGCACCTTTGAGGCGACACAAGCCAAGAAGCATCGCAGTGCCAAGGCGGCTCCAGCGCCTAAAGCCCAAAAAACAGGGACTGATAGTCGCTCAGATACTCACTCAGGTGCTCGCTCAAATAGCCGCCCTGCGAATCCACTGCAAGGTAATCCATGGCAAAACAGCATCAAGCCACAGGGCGATAGCGAACCCCATGCAAATCCTTGGCACAAAAGCACTAAGTGA
- a CDS encoding DUF885 domain-containing protein: protein MKKTAISLAILLSLTGLAGCQSQSTQASADIAKSSAVSADVKTSAFAQFSQTFIDDLWQLAPTWALYSGKHVNDGYLEIPNEASRVKSLAFVKAQQAKLKQFELKSLSSNETIDYHLIDNLLNSMAWEITDFKSWQWDPSSYNVAGGFAQIINENFAPLDDRLRSVLARMENIPAYYAAARSNIQQPTLEHTELAVMQNQGAFSVFSDDLLKQVADSGLSDAEKSLFKSRFDTATQAINEHITWLNAQVSQLKKDGARSFRIGEELYEQKFAFDIQAGMTAKQLYQKAMADKERVQGEMAKITDKLWPKYFTTPKPADNKIAIRQLIDKLSTEHVKRDDFVSEVRKQIPELIEFVNQKDLVTLDPKKPLVVRETPEYMRGYAGASISAPGPYDKLGNTYYNVTPLDGMSDESAESYLREYNHWILQILNIHEAIPGHYTQLVYSNESPSLVKSLFGNGAMVEGWAVYTERMMLEEGYGNFEPEMWLMYYKWNLRVICNTILDYSIHVKGMTEEQAISLMMDEAFQQRAEAEGKWRRATLSQVQLTSYYSGYREIYDFREEYKQLKGKDFDLKAFHEKFLSYGSAPVKYIRQLMLEQ from the coding sequence ATGAAGAAAACCGCCATCTCTCTTGCGATCTTGTTATCGCTCACAGGCCTTGCGGGTTGCCAATCGCAATCAACTCAAGCGTCAGCCGATATCGCCAAATCAAGCGCGGTCAGTGCTGATGTCAAGACCAGCGCCTTTGCACAATTTAGCCAGACCTTTATCGATGATCTGTGGCAATTAGCGCCAACCTGGGCGCTCTACAGCGGCAAACATGTTAATGATGGCTATTTAGAAATCCCCAATGAAGCGAGCCGTGTTAAGTCGCTTGCCTTTGTAAAAGCCCAGCAGGCAAAGCTGAAACAGTTTGAACTTAAGTCACTGAGCTCTAACGAAACCATCGATTATCACTTGATTGATAACCTGCTAAACAGCATGGCGTGGGAAATCACCGACTTTAAATCTTGGCAATGGGATCCCTCGAGCTATAACGTGGCGGGCGGTTTTGCACAAATCATCAATGAAAACTTTGCGCCACTGGATGACAGATTACGTTCCGTATTGGCCAGAATGGAAAATATCCCTGCTTATTACGCCGCGGCGCGCAGCAATATTCAGCAGCCAACCCTAGAACACACTGAATTGGCTGTGATGCAAAACCAAGGTGCGTTTTCGGTCTTCTCCGATGATTTATTGAAGCAAGTGGCGGATTCTGGTCTGTCAGATGCGGAAAAATCGCTGTTTAAATCCCGTTTCGACACGGCAACGCAAGCGATTAACGAACATATTACTTGGTTAAATGCACAGGTCAGCCAACTGAAAAAAGACGGCGCTCGCAGTTTTAGAATTGGTGAAGAATTATACGAGCAAAAGTTTGCCTTTGATATTCAAGCGGGTATGACAGCAAAACAGCTTTATCAAAAAGCCATGGCGGATAAAGAAAGAGTGCAAGGTGAAATGGCGAAGATCACCGACAAGCTGTGGCCAAAATATTTCACTACGCCAAAACCTGCCGACAATAAAATCGCGATTCGCCAATTGATTGATAAATTATCGACAGAGCACGTTAAGCGTGATGACTTTGTGAGCGAAGTACGTAAACAAATTCCTGAGTTGATTGAATTTGTAAATCAAAAAGACTTAGTGACCTTAGATCCTAAAAAACCATTAGTCGTGCGTGAAACCCCTGAGTATATGCGGGGTTATGCGGGAGCTTCGATTAGTGCGCCTGGCCCCTATGATAAATTAGGCAATACCTATTATAACGTGACGCCACTCGATGGAATGAGTGATGAATCCGCAGAAAGCTATTTACGCGAATATAACCACTGGATATTACAGATTTTAAATATCCATGAGGCGATTCCTGGACACTACACCCAATTAGTTTATTCCAATGAGTCACCAAGCTTAGTGAAAAGCTTATTTGGTAATGGCGCTATGGTCGAAGGTTGGGCCGTTTATACCGAACGCATGATGCTTGAAGAGGGTTATGGTAATTTCGAGCCTGAAATGTGGTTGATGTATTACAAGTGGAATTTACGTGTTATCTGTAACACCATCTTAGACTACAGCATTCATGTTAAAGGCATGACTGAAGAACAAGCCATTAGTCTGATGATGGATGAAGCGTTCCAGCAACGTGCTGAGGCGGAAGGAAAATGGCGTCGTGCCACCCTAAGCCAAGTGCAGCTGACCAGTTACTACTCGGGTTACCGTGAAATTTACGATTTCCGCGAAGAATATAAGCAACTTAAAGGCAAGGATTTTGACCTAAAAGCATTCCATGAGAAGTTCTTAAGCTATGGTAGTGCGCCGGTGAAATATATTCGCCAATTAATGTTAGAGCAGTAA
- a CDS encoding putative 4-hydroxy-4-methyl-2-oxoglutarate aldolase, whose translation MLDLLPDLFDHYPTKLSLLPLEFCSFGGKRLFWGEVVTVKCFEDNSKVKEVLAQPGHGKVLVVDGGGSPRRALLGDLIAQSALDNGWQGVVINGYVRDVARLSTFNLGVYALGAMPIKTEKLNQGQIDVPIEFGAVTVKPGMMLYADENGIAVSEASLNFAFLS comes from the coding sequence ATGCTTGATCTATTGCCTGATTTGTTCGATCACTACCCTACAAAACTGTCGCTGTTACCGCTCGAATTTTGCAGTTTTGGTGGTAAGCGTTTGTTTTGGGGTGAAGTTGTAACGGTCAAATGTTTTGAAGATAACTCCAAAGTGAAAGAAGTGCTGGCCCAGCCCGGTCATGGAAAAGTATTGGTCGTTGATGGTGGCGGATCACCCCGGCGAGCGTTACTAGGGGATTTGATCGCGCAAAGTGCCCTTGATAACGGTTGGCAAGGTGTGGTGATTAATGGCTATGTCCGTGATGTGGCAAGGCTTTCTACTTTTAATCTTGGCGTCTATGCATTAGGGGCAATGCCCATCAAGACCGAAAAATTAAACCAAGGCCAAATCGATGTGCCGATTGAGTTTGGCGCTGTGACAGTAAAACCCGGCATGATGCTTTATGCCGATGAGAATGGCATTGCCGTGAGCGAGGCGTCATTAAATTTTGCCTTTCTAAGTTAA
- a CDS encoding AsmA family protein, giving the protein MKFIKWLLALLVTLVVAVTLYLTVFFDPNDFKPEIVNAVKKQTGRELVIGDDLSWTFFPTVGINLGGISLSNPEGFTPKSMLEVNKAVAEVELMPLFSKQIEIAQLSLDGAKINLVTRKNGSSSLDGLTGKGAEKTATPAEPSAKAQLTSIDVGGVSITNTEINLIDEAKGQTQTLTLKQFTLGAFSLDKFAPMAYEFAATLPDMTVSSKGEGQIKLSHDFNQLVIEKLDIETQVEGEGIPNKKLTAEVSLNSQIALDKKQLSADISKLTAMDINAAGKLAVNYGGKVPQINADLQVGDIDLDALLPKSDTAEKQAAATPSQTQAVEPDLTALNGLDAKLTLAVKSIKVANLSTQNWLMDLGIKNGVVDLKQLTADLYQGKLMLNAQVDARSKVASYQFDKQISGVQIRPLLKDAAELEILAGTANFNVKGKGKSLIPEQLKKNLLANGRFDITDGALYGVNIPQMIRSAQAKLKGDMSADTKEERKTDFSSLTGNFSLENGVATNPDLAMSSPLLRVAGKGSANLLTEGLDYRLTTTLVNSLKGQGGSEKDALAGIDIPLAITGTFQKPEYALDTQALLNNQLKEETDKAKDKLKDSLLKKLGGF; this is encoded by the coding sequence ATGAAATTCATTAAGTGGCTTTTAGCTCTTCTGGTGACCTTAGTGGTTGCAGTCACCTTATATCTCACCGTATTTTTCGACCCTAATGATTTTAAACCAGAAATTGTCAACGCCGTTAAAAAGCAGACTGGGCGTGAGCTTGTCATCGGTGATGATTTGTCGTGGACATTTTTCCCGACGGTTGGGATTAATCTAGGGGGGATTTCACTCTCTAATCCCGAGGGATTTACACCCAAATCTATGCTTGAAGTGAATAAAGCTGTGGCAGAAGTCGAGCTTATGCCACTGTTTAGCAAGCAAATTGAAATCGCGCAGCTAAGCCTTGATGGTGCAAAAATCAATCTGGTCACCCGTAAAAATGGCAGTTCGAGCCTCGATGGCTTAACGGGCAAGGGCGCAGAAAAAACCGCAACGCCTGCCGAGCCAAGCGCCAAAGCACAATTAACCAGCATTGATGTGGGCGGCGTTTCGATTACCAATACCGAAATCAATTTGATTGATGAAGCCAAGGGACAAACCCAAACCTTAACCTTGAAGCAATTTACACTGGGGGCATTTTCACTCGATAAATTTGCACCTATGGCCTACGAATTCGCCGCGACCCTACCTGATATGACTGTAAGCAGTAAAGGCGAAGGACAAATCAAGTTAAGCCATGATTTTAATCAGCTGGTGATTGAGAAGTTGGATATTGAGACTCAAGTTGAAGGCGAGGGGATCCCCAATAAAAAACTGACCGCAGAGGTTAGTCTAAATAGTCAAATCGCATTAGATAAAAAGCAGTTGTCGGCGGACATCAGTAAATTAACGGCGATGGATATCAATGCAGCGGGAAAGTTGGCGGTGAATTACGGCGGTAAAGTGCCGCAAATTAACGCGGATTTGCAAGTGGGTGACATTGACCTCGATGCCTTATTGCCAAAATCGGATACGGCGGAAAAACAAGCCGCTGCCACGCCTTCACAGACTCAGGCGGTTGAGCCAGATCTTACCGCGCTCAATGGCTTAGATGCCAAACTGACATTGGCTGTGAAATCCATCAAGGTGGCGAACCTGTCAACGCAGAACTGGTTGATGGATTTAGGCATTAAGAATGGTGTGGTTGATCTTAAGCAACTGACGGCGGATCTTTACCAAGGTAAATTGATGCTCAATGCGCAAGTTGATGCCCGCTCAAAAGTTGCCAGTTACCAATTTGATAAGCAAATCTCGGGTGTACAAATTCGTCCATTACTTAAGGATGCCGCTGAGCTGGAAATCCTAGCAGGTACGGCCAATTTCAACGTTAAGGGTAAAGGTAAGAGTTTAATTCCAGAGCAGTTGAAGAAAAACCTACTTGCTAATGGCCGTTTTGATATTACCGACGGTGCCCTTTACGGGGTGAATATTCCACAAATGATCCGTAGTGCTCAGGCCAAGTTAAAAGGTGACATGTCTGCCGACACCAAAGAAGAGCGTAAAACCGACTTCTCGAGCTTGACGGGTAACTTCAGCCTAGAAAACGGTGTAGCGACAAATCCTGATCTTGCCATGTCATCACCGCTATTACGGGTGGCGGGTAAAGGCAGTGCAAACCTGTTGACCGAAGGCTTGGATTACCGATTGACCACGACCTTAGTCAATTCCCTCAAAGGTCAGGGCGGTAGCGAGAAAGATGCATTGGCTGGCATTGATATTCCACTGGCGATCACCGGCACCTTCCAAAAACCTGAGTATGCCTTAGATACCCAAGCGCTGCTGAACAATCAGTTGAAGGAAGAAACGGATAAAGCCAAGGATAAATTAAAGGACTCCCTACTGAAAAAACTCGGTGGTTTTTAG
- a CDS encoding class I SAM-dependent methyltransferase: protein MSYNSSMRKPEQWDDLPNGPALQQAVSDKLADWWPRVFGYHLLKLGPLSADLSSMASPVAHHFSLCSEPNASLIGDFCHLPLQNGVIDAVLMSLLLEFEADPYRILRETDRVLIAGGYLFIVGFNPLSPVFLGKLWPKFQDNLPWCGRFFMPSRVRDWLGLLGYQVVSDERLVYHPLIGEFNDGRFMQQTLASWLPSAGSLYLIVARKLESPLTPIRDKRKVLQPNWTTAPSAGRTGHLSEHTK, encoded by the coding sequence GTGTCGTATAACAGTTCTATGCGCAAACCCGAGCAATGGGACGATTTGCCCAATGGTCCTGCACTCCAACAAGCCGTTTCCGATAAGCTTGCCGATTGGTGGCCAAGGGTGTTTGGCTATCATCTACTCAAACTCGGTCCCTTAAGCGCCGATCTCTCGAGCATGGCATCCCCCGTTGCCCACCATTTCTCACTGTGCTCAGAACCCAATGCCTCGTTAATTGGCGATTTTTGCCATTTACCCCTACAGAATGGGGTGATCGATGCGGTGCTGATGAGCCTGCTGCTTGAATTTGAGGCAGATCCTTACCGTATCCTGCGGGAAACCGACAGGGTACTGATCGCCGGCGGCTACTTATTTATCGTGGGCTTTAATCCCCTAAGCCCAGTGTTTCTCGGTAAGTTATGGCCAAAATTTCAGGACAATCTACCCTGGTGCGGGCGTTTTTTTATGCCCTCTCGAGTGCGAGACTGGTTAGGCTTATTAGGCTATCAAGTGGTCAGCGATGAACGTTTAGTCTACCACCCGTTAATTGGTGAGTTTAATGATGGCCGTTTTATGCAGCAAACCTTGGCCTCATGGCTACCCAGTGCGGGCAGCTTATATTTGATTGTGGCACGTAAATTAGAGTCGCCATTAACGCCCATCCGCGACAAACGTAAAGTATTACAGCCGAATTGGACCACAGCCCCGAGCGCGGGTCGAACCGGGCATTTATCCGAACATACCAAATAA
- a CDS encoding LysM peptidoglycan-binding domain-containing protein — MRVSLYVVAGGFALLTGCQTLDNHQVTKPEAETVTTENTVPQYYLATEPESAQITDVWERIRQGMQLPVPDKKLVNYYRDWYIKNPKHLEVISERAAPYMYLIVEELEKRHLPIEIALLPIIESAFDPSASSASAASGLWQFTTPMASHFGLEMNWWYDGRRDVPASTVAALDMLEYLYDKTNNNWLYAIAAYNSGESRVLNAIKRNEDKGLKTDFWSLDLPKETERYVPQLLALAEVIKHADEYGITLAPIDNSPSIEVVDIDSQIDLAMAAGLANMTTHELLKLNPGYNRWATAPTGPHTLVLPIDKSEEFKKALAETESEARVSWLRYTIKSGDSIGAIAKKHHTTVNAIRAANGMKNNNIVAGRHLIIPVSADDKQLYAMSTSQKLPKKAATSTSGNKLTYQVKSGDTLWQIAQNHKVSVKQLTAWNHLNKDSKLQMGQKLTIVAPPTQAEAEQIRTVSYKVKSGDSLARIASKFKVTVAELLEWNSLTSSQYIQPGQVLKLVVDESNLNA, encoded by the coding sequence ATGAGAGTATCACTTTATGTTGTAGCAGGGGGATTTGCCCTGCTCACAGGTTGTCAGACTTTAGACAACCATCAGGTGACCAAACCTGAAGCTGAAACCGTCACAACTGAAAATACCGTCCCACAGTATTATCTCGCAACCGAACCTGAGTCGGCGCAAATTACTGATGTATGGGAGCGAATTCGTCAAGGAATGCAACTCCCCGTTCCTGACAAAAAATTAGTTAACTATTATCGCGATTGGTACATCAAGAACCCCAAACACCTCGAAGTGATTTCTGAGCGTGCGGCGCCTTACATGTATTTGATCGTCGAAGAGCTTGAAAAGCGCCATCTCCCCATTGAGATCGCGTTGCTGCCGATTATCGAAAGCGCCTTCGATCCCAGTGCATCCTCAGCCAGTGCCGCCTCAGGGCTTTGGCAATTTACAACCCCAATGGCCAGCCATTTTGGGTTAGAGATGAACTGGTGGTACGACGGCCGTCGCGATGTGCCCGCCTCCACGGTGGCCGCGTTGGACATGCTCGAATACCTGTATGACAAAACCAATAATAATTGGCTTTATGCGATTGCAGCTTACAACTCGGGCGAGTCTCGCGTCCTCAATGCGATTAAACGCAATGAAGATAAAGGCCTTAAAACCGATTTTTGGTCACTGGATCTGCCAAAAGAGACTGAGCGTTATGTGCCACAATTGTTGGCCCTCGCCGAAGTGATTAAACATGCCGACGAATACGGCATTACGCTAGCGCCAATTGACAACAGCCCTTCTATTGAAGTGGTTGATATCGATAGCCAAATTGACTTGGCCATGGCGGCTGGGCTCGCCAATATGACGACCCATGAGCTATTAAAACTCAATCCTGGATACAACCGCTGGGCCACTGCACCGACGGGACCCCATACGCTGGTATTGCCGATTGATAAGTCAGAAGAGTTTAAAAAAGCACTGGCCGAAACCGAGAGTGAAGCCCGTGTGAGTTGGCTCAGATACACCATTAAATCCGGTGACAGTATCGGTGCCATTGCCAAGAAACACCATACCACAGTCAATGCGATCCGTGCGGCTAATGGTATGAAAAATAACAATATCGTTGCGGGTAGACACCTAATTATTCCGGTCTCTGCCGACGATAAACAGCTGTATGCCATGTCAACCAGCCAGAAGTTACCTAAAAAAGCGGCAACTTCAACCTCTGGCAATAAGTTGACTTACCAAGTGAAATCCGGCGATACCCTATGGCAAATCGCGCAGAATCATAAGGTATCGGTGAAACAGCTCACCGCTTGGAACCATTTAAACAAAGACAGTAAATTGCAGATGGGCCAAAAACTGACCATCGTTGCGCCGCCAACCCAAGCGGAAGCGGAGCAGATTCGCACCGTCAGCTACAAGGTGAAATCTGGCGACTCCTTAGCGCGCATTGCCAGCAAGTTTAAAGTGACGGTTGCCGAGCTGCTCGAGTGGAATAGCTTAACCTCATCGCAATACATTCAACCCGGCCAAGTGTTAAAGCTGGTGGTGGATGAAAGCAATTTAAATGCGTGA
- a CDS encoding BsuPI-related putative proteinase inhibitor — MGKHIAKHVSASKRRPKQTLTRIARPLGMALVAGQLFGCFAPQAQPNPPKTDIRTEAAKQPEVVQTADLAAKLQGIEAKSSLKVEQVSNNQSQALLTGTLSLDAFVDFKQPLKATLTVRNPSTQAVALRYHSGMTADLLLTTVQGKRLWAWSDDMMFTQALRDTQLAAGEELVVRFAIPAKALAGIPNEGAHLEAQFAAKALESELPAMAPVVYLLTLE; from the coding sequence ATGGGAAAACACATCGCTAAGCATGTTTCTGCTAGCAAGCGTCGACCTAAGCAGACATTAACACGCATTGCGCGCCCACTTGGGATGGCATTGGTGGCGGGGCAGCTGTTTGGCTGCTTTGCCCCGCAGGCCCAGCCTAATCCGCCAAAAACGGATATTCGTACCGAGGCGGCGAAACAACCTGAAGTGGTACAGACCGCCGATTTAGCGGCCAAACTACAGGGAATTGAAGCAAAATCCAGCTTAAAAGTGGAACAGGTTTCGAACAATCAGTCTCAGGCTTTGCTCACTGGTACGCTTTCCCTCGATGCTTTTGTGGATTTTAAACAACCCCTTAAGGCGACATTAACGGTTCGCAATCCCTCGACTCAGGCGGTTGCACTGCGTTATCACTCGGGCATGACAGCCGATTTGCTACTGACCACAGTGCAAGGAAAGCGTCTTTGGGCTTGGTCTGACGATATGATGTTTACTCAAGCCCTGCGTGATACTCAGTTAGCGGCTGGTGAGGAGCTGGTGGTCAGGTTTGCGATCCCGGCAAAAGCCTTGGCTGGGATCCCAAATGAAGGAGCCCATCTTGAGGCGCAATTTGCCGCTAAGGCGCTGGAGAGTGAATTGCCAGCAATGGCGCCCGTGGTGTACTTGCTCACCCTCGAGTAG
- a CDS encoding peptidylprolyl isomerase, with protein MTIIFTTNLGDISIELDMERAPVTAKNFIRYCQEGFYEHTIFHRVVKGFMIQGGGFTAKMKEKPTHEPIVNEANKGLSNVFATIAMARTDAPHSATAQFFINTANNEFLDHTATTNNGWGYAVFGKVTAGLEVLLQIEGVKTTRVAGHEDVPREPIIIEKVTIIEK; from the coding sequence ATGACGATTATTTTTACAACCAACCTAGGTGATATCAGTATCGAACTCGATATGGAGCGTGCGCCCGTTACCGCCAAAAACTTTATCCGCTACTGCCAGGAAGGTTTTTATGAGCACACTATTTTCCATCGAGTGGTCAAAGGCTTTATGATCCAAGGCGGTGGTTTTACCGCCAAAATGAAGGAAAAACCCACCCACGAGCCGATTGTTAACGAAGCCAATAAAGGCCTATCGAATGTGTTTGCCACAATTGCCATGGCCCGCACCGATGCACCGCACTCGGCAACCGCGCAGTTTTTTATCAATACGGCCAACAACGAGTTCCTCGACCACACTGCAACCACGAACAACGGTTGGGGTTATGCGGTATTTGGTAAAGTCACCGCAGGACTCGAGGTCTTGCTGCAAATTGAAGGCGTAAAAACCACCCGTGTTGCAGGCCATGAGGACGTGCCCCGTGAGCCGATTATTATCGAAAAAGTGACTATTATTGAAAAATAG
- the gloB gene encoding hydroxyacylglutathione hydrolase, with translation MLTITAINAFNDNYIWVLRQDSQQAVYVVDPGDANVVLDYLHAQRLSLAGILITHHHRDHTGGIAALTDHVKQTTGHDLAVYGPQSEDIQGINQPIEPTLSDSLTLPFIDAPVRILSVPGHTAGHIAYLVDDALFCGDTLFSAGCGRLFEGTPSQMWQSLSLLAALPDETRVYCAHEYTLSNLKFAQTVDTDNEALNAYVEEASTLRAQGKATIPSTIGLERAINPFLRPLSPTIVNSIKNQFCDQDLTKADELTCFTLLRQWKDIF, from the coding sequence ATGCTCACTATAACAGCGATTAATGCCTTTAATGACAATTATATCTGGGTGTTGCGACAAGACTCCCAGCAAGCCGTGTATGTGGTTGACCCAGGTGATGCCAATGTCGTGCTCGACTACTTGCACGCCCAGCGACTCTCGTTAGCGGGTATTTTGATCACCCATCACCATAGGGACCACACGGGTGGGATCGCCGCCCTAACGGACCACGTAAAACAGACCACAGGCCATGACTTAGCGGTTTATGGTCCACAAAGTGAAGATATTCAAGGCATCAATCAGCCAATTGAGCCAACGCTGAGTGATTCACTCACTCTGCCTTTTATTGACGCGCCAGTGCGTATCCTGTCCGTTCCTGGTCATACGGCTGGGCATATTGCCTATCTGGTTGATGACGCATTATTTTGCGGTGATACCCTCTTTAGCGCAGGTTGCGGCCGCTTATTTGAGGGCACACCAAGCCAAATGTGGCAATCCTTAAGTCTGCTCGCGGCGCTGCCCGATGAAACCCGAGTCTACTGCGCCCATGAATACACTTTATCAAATCTGAAGTTTGCCCAAACGGTCGATACTGATAATGAAGCGCTTAACGCCTATGTGGAGGAAGCAAGCACCCTTCGTGCCCAAGGCAAAGCCACCATTCCCTCCACGATCGGATTGGAGCGAGCCATTAATCCCTTTCTGCGCCCTTTGTCGCCCACCATAGTCAACAGCATAAAAAATCAGTTTTGTGATCAAGATCTGACTAAAGCAGATGAACTGACCTGTTTTACCCTACTCAGGCAGTGGAAAGATATTTTTTAG